The Burkholderia latens genome segment GACCGCGTTGATGGACCGGTTGAGTGCGCTCGAAATCATCGCGATCAGCGGCATCGGCACCGACGCCGTCGATCTCGAGCGCGCGCGTGCGCGCGGCATCCACGTGACGACGACGCCCGACGTGCTGACCGACGACGTCGCCGACATGGCGATGGGCCTGATCCTGATGACGCTGCGCGACCTCGGCGCCGGCGAACGTATCGTACGCGCCGGACGCTGGGGGAAGACCGCGCAGCCGCTCGCGACGCAGGTGACGGGCAAGCGGCTCGGGATCGTCGGGCTCGGCCGTGTCGGTCGCGCGATCGCGCAGCGCGCGCAGGCGTTCCGGATGCCCGTCAGCTATTTCGGCCCCCGCGAGCACCGCGACAGCGGCTATCGCTACGTCAGCGACCTCGTCGCGCTCGCACGCGACAGCGACGTGCTCGTGCTCGCGGCATCGGCCGACCACGGCAACGTTCTCGTGACCGCCGACGTGCTCGCGGCGCTCGGCAGCAAAGGATTCCTGATCAAC includes the following:
- a CDS encoding 2-hydroxyacid dehydrogenase, giving the protein MPIDILLTQPLPDTIDAELTDRYAVHRLYAADHPDALLERVAPRIRGVVTGGATGLPTALMDRLSALEIIAISGIGTDAVDLERARARGIHVTTTPDVLTDDVADMAMGLILMTLRDLGAGERIVRAGRWGKTAQPLATQVTGKRLGIVGLGRVGRAIAQRAQAFRMPVSYFGPREHRDSGYRYVSDLVALARDSDVLVLAASADHGNVLVTADVLAALGSKGFLINVARGKLVDETALVRALADGTIAGAGLDVFVDEPHVPRELFELDRVVVQPHRASATHETREAMGRIVLANLAACFAGQRPPTTVTG